DNA sequence from the Bradyrhizobium sp. CIAT3101 genome:
GCGCTCGAGATCGCCGAGCGCTTCGTCGCGGCCTTTGCCGAACCGTTGCTGATCGAGGGCTGCGAGATCGTGGGCGCGACCAGCGTCGGCATCGTGCTGGCGCCGCGCGACGGCAACACGCCGCTCGACATCATGAAGAATGCGGACGCCGCGCTTTATCGCGCCAAGAAGGCCGGCCCCGGCACGGTCTGCTTCTTCGAGGAAGCCGACGACAGGGCCTCACGCGACCGCAAGGCCCTGCAAGCGGACCTCGCCGGCGCCGTCGCGCGCAACGAGCTGTTTCTGGTGTTCCAGCCGTTCCTCGATCTCGGCAACAACCGCATCACCGGTTTCGAGGCGCTGCTGCGCTGGCAGCATCCCGCGCGCGGCCTGGTGCCGCCGAGCGAGTTCATCCCGATCGCCGAAGAGACCGGGCTGATCCACGAGATCGGCGAATGGGTGATCCGCCGCGCCTGCGCGACGCTGTCAGACTGGCCGGAGAACATCCGGGTCGCCGTGAATTTCTCGGCGGCGCAGTTTCACAACGCGAGCATCCTCCAGACCATCGTGCAGGCGCTGGCCGACGCCAGGGTCGCGCCGCACCGGCTCGAGATCGAAATCACGGAATCGATGCTGCTGTCGAAATACGGCTCGGCCGCCTCGATCCTGAATGCGCTGCTCGAGCTCGGCGCCACGGTAGCGCTGGATGATTTCGGCACCGGCTTCTCGTCGCTGACATACCTGCGCAAGCTGCCGTTCAGCCGCATCAAGATCGACCAGTCCTTCATCCGCGACATGCTGGTGCAGCCGGACTGCGCCGCGATCGTGAAATCGGTGATCTCGCTGGCGCGCGACCTCAACATCGACGTCGTCGCCGAAGGCGTCGAGACCGCCGACCAGCTCGAATATCTGCGCCAGATCGCCTGCGACGAGGTGCAGGGCTATTTGATCGGCCGGCCGGTGTCGGCCGATGGCGTGCAGGCGCTGCTCAACTCGAAGAAGCTGCGGGCGATTTTCGCGGCGTAGGCCGCCTCAGACCGCATCCGCCCGCAACAGCGTATCCACCGT
Encoded proteins:
- a CDS encoding EAL domain-containing protein → MRTQLTNYVARLFAGDLSAFGGPATDEAVAGHIRAEQMSLVLGYSVGIMLANACNATVLAIALWQSPDRIPALIWAIAVAGAAIAFGLQSHASRRITKPQFVSRRAMHRLVRNAFVLGTAWGIVPVAFFANASTGGQLVITCLCSGMLAGGALAFATIPIAAIAFTAPIFVGIAICLSRNGDLAFLLIAFLVVVYGSVLLRGVFVNSIGFARRVMRQIEAERIVRQDPLTHLPNRVAFNETLDGALKRLALSGEEFAVLLLDLDRFKEVNDRFGHPAGDEFLVQVASRLQRCTRAAEHVARIGGDEFALVMANLARPEDALEIAERFVAAFAEPLLIEGCEIVGATSVGIVLAPRDGNTPLDIMKNADAALYRAKKAGPGTVCFFEEADDRASRDRKALQADLAGAVARNELFLVFQPFLDLGNNRITGFEALLRWQHPARGLVPPSEFIPIAEETGLIHEIGEWVIRRACATLSDWPENIRVAVNFSAAQFHNASILQTIVQALADARVAPHRLEIEITESMLLSKYGSAASILNALLELGATVALDDFGTGFSSLTYLRKLPFSRIKIDQSFIRDMLVQPDCAAIVKSVISLARDLNIDVVAEGVETADQLEYLRQIACDEVQGYLIGRPVSADGVQALLNSKKLRAIFAA